A window of Saccharomyces paradoxus chromosome XI, complete sequence contains these coding sequences:
- the HCS1 gene encoding ATP-dependent 5'-3' DNA helicase HCS1 (Hexameric DNA polymerase alpha-associated DNA helicase A~similar to YKL017C): MNKELASNFLSSIKHERDQDIQTTSRLLTTLSIQQLVQNGLAINNIHLENIRSGLIGKLYMELGPNLAINDKIQRGDIKVGDIVLIRPSKTKVSTKTKLKAKKASGDSNGEQVECSGVIYKMSDTQITIALEESQDVVATTFYSYNKLYILKTTNIVTYKRMESTMRKLSEISSPIQDKMIQYLVNERPFIPNTNNLQNIESFLNPNLNDSQKTAINFAINNDLAIIHGPPGTGKTFTLIELIQQLLIKNPEKRILICGPSNISVDTILERLTPLVSNNLLLRIGHPARLLDSNKRHSLDILSKKNTIVKDISQEIDKLIQENKKLKNYKQRKENWNEIKLLRKDLKKREFKTIKDLIIQSRIVVTTLHGSSSRELCSLYRDDPNFQLFDTLIIDEVSQAMEPQCWIPLIAHQNQFHKLVLAGDNKQLPPTIKTEDDKNVIHNLETTLFDRLIKIFPKREMVKFLNVQYRMNKRIMEFPSLSMYNGELSADATVANRLLIDLPTVDATPSEDDVDTKLPLIWYDTQGDEFQETADEATILGSKYNEGEIAIVKEHIENLRSFNVPEVSIGVISPYSAQVSHLKKLVHDELKLIDIEISTVDGFQGREKDVIILSLVRSNEEFEVGFLKEERRLNVAMTRPRRQLVVVGNIEVLQRCGNKYLKSWSKWCEENADVRYPNIDDYL, translated from the coding sequence ATGAACAAAGAATTGGCATCTAATTTCCTATCAAGCATCAAGCATGAACGCGATCAGGACATTCAAACAACTTCTAGATTATTAACGACGCTGTCTATTCAACAATTGGTGCAAAATGGCTTAGCAATAAACAACATACATTTGGAAAACATAAGGTCCGGTCTCATTGGCAAACTGTATATGGAACTAGGGCCTAACTTGGCAATAAACGACAAAATCCAAAGAGGTGATATTAAGGTTGGTGATATTGTTTTGATACGTCCGTCAAAAACCAAGGTAAGTACAAAGACTAAGCTCAAGGCCAAAAAGGCGTCTGGAGACTCCAATGGGGAGCAAGTGGAATGCTCAGGCGTTATCTACAAGATGAGCGATACTCAAATCACCATAGCTTTAGAAGAATCTCAAGATGTCGTTGCTACCACGTTTTATTCTTATAACaaactttatattttaaaaactACTAATATCGTCACGTATAAGAGAATGGAATCCACAATGAGAAAGCTATCTGAAATTAGTTCACCGATACAAGACAAAATGATACAATATTTGGTGAATGAACGTCCCTTTATCCCCAACACTAACAACCTTCAAAACATTGAATCTTTCTTGAACCCGAATTTAAATGATTCTCAAAAAACTGCCATTAATTTCGCCATTAACAATGACTTGGCTATTATACATGGTCCTCCTGGGACTGGTAAAACGTTCACATTAATTGAATTGATCCAGCAATTGTTAATCAAAAATCCCGAAAAGAGAATCTTAATTTGTGGGCCTTCCAATATTTCTGTGGATACGATCCTGGAAAGGTTAACACCTCTCGTGTCGAATAATTTGTTATTAAGAATTGGTCATCCTGCTAGGCTATTGGACTCTAATAAGAGACACTCCCTTGATATActtagtaaaaaaaatactattgTGAAGGATATTTCCCAAGAGATTGACAAATTAATtcaggaaaataaaaaactgAAGAACTATAAACAACgtaaagaaaattggaaCGAAATCAAACTGCTGCGCAaagatttaaaaaagagagaatTCAAAACTATTAAGGATTTAATCATACAATCGAGGATAGTAGTCACCACTTTACACGGTTCATCATCGAGAGAACTATGTTCCCTTTATAGAGATGATCCAAATTTCCAGCTTTTCGATACATTGATCATTGATGAAGTCTCACAAGCCATGGAACCACAATGCTGGATCCCATTAATTGCACATCAAAATCAGTTTCATAAATTAGTTCTTGCTGGTGACAATAAACAATTGCCGCCCACAATCAAAACTGAAGACGACAAAAATGTCATTCACAATTTGGAAACCACACTATTTGACAGACTCATTAAAATCTTCCCCAAAAGAGAGATGGTAAAATTTCTTAACGTTCAGTACAGAATgaataaaagaattatGGAGTTTCCATCACTCTCAATGTATAATGGAGAACTATCGGCCGATGCAACGGTTGCGAACAGACTTTTGATAGACCTACCCACGGTTGATGCTACGCCATCTGAGGATGATGTCGATACAAAACTTCCTTTAATTTGGTATGATACGCAAGGAGATGAATTTCAGGAGACTGCAGATGAAGCGACTATTCTTGGATCCAAGTATAATGAGGGCGAGATTGCCATTGTAAAAGAACATATCGAGAACTTAAGGTCTTTCAACGTCCCAGAGGTTTCTATAGGTGTTATCTCTCCATATAGTGCACAGGTTTcacatttgaaaaaattggttcATGATGAGTTAAAATTAATTGACATTGAAATATCAACTGTGGATGGATTCCAAGGCCGTGAAAAAGATGTTATTATATTGAGTTTAGTTCGTAgtaatgaagaatttgaagttGGTTTCCTGAAGGAAGAACGAAGACTGAACGTCGCCATGACAAGACCTAGGAGACAACTGGTTGTTGTTGGCAATATAGAAGTTCTACAAAGATGCGGTAACAAGTACCTAAAAAGTTGGTCGAAATGGTGTGAAGAAAACGCTGATGTAAGGTACCCCAACATTGACGATTATTTGTAA
- the ATP7 gene encoding F1F0 ATP synthase subunit d (Subunit d of the stator stalk of mitochondrial F1F0 ATP synthase~similar to YKL016C) yields the protein MSLVKSAANKLDWAKVISSLRITGSTATQLSSFKKRNDEARRQLLELQGQATEVDFSHYRSVLKNSSVIDKIESYVKQYQPVKIDASKQLQVIESFEKHAMTNAKETESLVSKELKDLQSTLNNIQSARPFDELTVDDLAKIKPEIDAKVEEMVKKGKWDVPGYKDKFGNLNVM from the coding sequence atgTCTTTGGTCAAATCCGCTGCTAACAAACTTGACTGGGCAAAAGTCATCTCTTCTCTACGTATAACAGGGTCGACTGCTACCCAATTGTCAAGtttcaagaagagaaaTGACGAAGCACGTAGACAGCTACTAGAGCTACAAGGTCAAGCCACCGAGGTAGATTTCAGTCATTATAGGTCTGTGTTGAAAAACTCTTCAGTCATTGACAAAATAGAATCATATGTTAAGCAGTACCAGCCAGTTAAAATCGATGCCTCCAAACAATTACAGGTGAttgaatcttttgaaaagcaCGCAATGACCAACGCCAAGGAGACAGAATCCCTGGTTTCCAAGGAGTTGAAAGATTTACAAAGTACCCtaaataatattcaatCAGCAAGACCTTTCGACGAATTGACCGTCGACGATCTGGCAAAGATCAAACCCGAAATTGATGCTAAGGTTGAAGAAATGGTCAAGAAGGGCAAATGGGACGTACCTGGTTATAAGGACAAATTCGGCAATTTGAATGTGATGTAA